From the Mesoplasma syrphidae genome, the window ATGTAATTGATGAGGTAAATAAAATTATTAATATTATAAAAATCCAGGAGCGGAAAACAGAACTTTATCGTCCCAAAATTGCTAATGTTGATCAAGTAGTAATTGTTACATCGCTACTTGAGCCATTGTTTGCTTCATATATTTTAAACAAGTATATTGCAATGTTGGAGATTAAGCAGATTCAACCTATTTTGGTTTTTACTAAAATGGATCTTCTAATTGAGTCGAATAAACATTTGGAAGTATGAGAAAAAATTAGTAATTATCAGACTCATCAATACCGAGTCTTAATTGTTAACAATAATGCTCCAGAGCAAAGCACTCTTGACGAACTCAAAAGTATTTTGGAAAATAAAATTTCGGTTTTTACAGGCCAAACAGGAGCTGGGAAATCTTCAACATTAAATAATTTTTTAATCCATAAAGAAAAAATTAAGACTCAAGAAATATCTAAGAATTTAAATAGAGGTAAACATACTACCACTGCTGTGGAACTGTATAAGTTACCCAAAAATATTTTAATTGCGGACACACCAGGATTTTCCTCTTTTGAATTACAGGATATCGAAATTGAAGATTTATTATTCAATTTTAGTTTTTTTAAAAAATATCGTAATCAATGCAAGTTTACAAATTGCCAACATATAAACGAATTGAAATGTGCCGTTAAAGATGCAGTTGCTAATAGTGAGCTTCCGCAATTTATTTATGATGATTATTTAAAAATGATTGAAGAAATTAAAAATCGAAAGGTCAAATACTAATATGAAAAAATATACAATTTTACCAAGCGTTTTAAGTGCAAATTTTACTAAATTGGAAAGTGAATTGAAGCTATGTCAAAAGGCAGAAATTGAATGAATCCATTATGATGTTATGGATTATGACTTTGTTCCTAATTTAACGTTTGGATCAAAAATTTTGGCTGACATAAAATCAAATTTTAATATTAAAGTTGATATTCATTTTATGGTAAAAGTTAAAACAATAGTATTTGAAGATTTTTTTAAAGACTATTTGAAAACTAACCCTGAAATGATGACAATGCACATTGAAGCAATGAATTCTGAACAAACTCAAAAATTTATAGTTTTATGTCAAAATAATGGTGTTAAAGCATCGTTAGCAATTTCGCCTGGCACAGATATTGTACAGTTAAAGCAATATCTGCCAGTAATTGATAACGTTTTGGTTATGACTGTTGAACCTGGATTTGGCGGTCAGTCTTTTATTAAGAAAGCTGCACAAAAAATTCAAACTTTGGCAGATATAAGAAAAGCAAATGACTATCAATATTCAATTGAAGTTGATGGTGGAATTAATGAGCAAACCTCAAAAGTTGTTAAAAAATATGGAGTAGATTTAATTGTTGCTGGAAGCTACCTATTTGGGCAAAAAAATTTTATTGAACGTGCAAAGGACCTAATTTATAATGACTAAAAACGTTCTTATTGTTACTGCTGAAACAAATATTAATTATAATTCATTTAACAATAATGAAAATATTATTATTGGAGTTGAAAGAGGGTGTCTCGACTTAATTTATCGTGATTACAAAATTGATTATGCAATTGGTGATTTTGATAAAGTTTCTGGAGAAGAGCTTGAGCTGATCAAATCCAAAGTTAATAAAGTTGAAATTTTAAATTGTGAAAAGGATTATTTTGATGGTGAAGAAGCAATTATAAGGGCTTTAGCATACAGTCCTCAAAAAATTATTTTCGTGGCAAATCCCACAAAACGTTATGATAAAAACTTTTCCATTTTTAGTTTAGTTTTTAAGTATGGTATTTATTTCATGAATGAAGACACAAATATTTTCTTAATAAAAAAAGGTACTAAAGTTTTAAATTTTGATGATTATCAGGAAAAAACCTATGTAAGTTTTTTTTCACGAGTTCCTACTTTAATTACAATTGAGGGTTTGAAATATACTACTGAAAATTTTTTGCTTAACCAATATGATATAACATGTGCATCAAATGCTTTTATTCCAAATAAAGATGGTAAAATCACTGTCACAGAAGATATTATTTGCATAATGACTAAATAATATTAAAAAACAGGTGATCTTAACGCCTGTTTTTTTAAATATACTATTTATAAATGACTTATTAACTATATCAATTTAAGAAGCAAGGCTTAGGAATGAAGTTACTTAGATAATGCAAAAGCATATTAGCTAAGTGTTATTAATTTGTTATAATAGCTTTGCATAATGAGCAAATCAATTATGAAAATATAAAAAATTTAGATTTTAATATTCTTATCTCATGATATGTATGTACTGAAAGTTTCGAGATTAATTATCGGTTTTGCTTTTGGTAGTTAATTTATTAGCTTATGAGTCTGAATAATAAACGCCAAATGAAATATAAAATCTAGCAAAAGTCAAATTTGCAAGACTTATAATGAGTACTTACTCAATATTTAAAAATAAAAAAAAGATTTCGGAATATTTAATTGAGATCTTTTCTTATTAAACCCTGCCTTTGCCTTTTAATTATTAATTGTTTTCAAAGCACGCTTATTATTTTTTAAGGCATTTTTCAAATTCATTTTTGATTTCTTTAAGCGTTCTTTTGCCAAATCATATTTACGCTTAGCAATATAATGTTCAGTTTCATGAGCGACTTTTAGTTCAGATTTTCGTTTTTGCTTTTCAACTTTGGCAACAGTTAATTCTGCTCTAGCTAATTTAACATCGCTAAGCGTTTTGTCAAAAATCTCGTTAGATGTTTGAATACTTGTATAGTCAACAATGTCATATCCAGACTTGTCAGTATGAATTCTTAAAATAGTTCTATTACCTTTAGCCATCTTACGAGCCATGTCAATGGCTTCAGCCTTAGTTTTAAAATTTCCTGTTTTTTGGTTAAGTCTTACATGAATAAAGCCTTTTTTGTCGCGTTCGACGCTTCATCGGTTTTTTTCCATTACTAGCCTCCAATATATTTATATTATATAATTTACTTTTCAAAATTGCTTTGCAAAATAAAAAAAGCATGTCCCCACGCTTTTTTTGTTTTATAACTGGTGCCCTCTATCGGGGTCGAACCGATACGAGTTTCCTCGTCAGATTTTGAGTCTGATGCGTCTGCCAATTCCGCCAAGGGGGCAATTACTTATATATTATATCTTGTTAAAACGCTGCTGACTACATTTTATTTAAAAATAAAGTATTATTTATATAGAGAAAATAGGAGAAAGCATGAAAAATTATTATAAAGCATGAGCGTTTATTCCGCTAGTTATTTGAATAATTTTATTTCCGGCGATTGGAATTACAATTGGTTTAGCAACTGGTGCTTTTAATCAGTCAATTACTGAAACAATGCCTTCTTACATGTATTGAATTTTAGTTGTTTGTTTTGCCGCAGCAATTTATTGTTTATGTGTTTTAATATGATGAGCATGCAAAATGAATTCAATTGCTACAAATGACTTATTTATTAAATTACTTATTTTTATGTCACTGAATTTTATTGCTTATTTGTTAATTGCAAAGGCTATTCAAATTAATAATCAAATTAAGCGGGAAAAAGATCTTGATAATAACAAGTACAAGCAAAAATTGGTTTCTCAAATAAATGAGGATATGTTCATTCCTGATTGAGAAAAAGCTATTATTGCTCAAAAAGCTGCAAAAAAGCAGAAAAAAGTTGTTATTAAAGTAGAAGCTGAAATTGATCTCAGTTCGGAGATCAAAGTCGAGCGTATGCTTATTAGAAATTTTGTGAAATATGTAATGTATCAAGTTTTCAAAGAAAATCCGGGAATTACCAATACTTATCAAATCACCAAGTTAATTGAAACAAAGGTAAACGATGTAGACATTAAAAATAATTTGCTTGGTAAATATTCTGAAGAGTTTAAGCAATGAAATAGTCCTGATGAGATGATAAAAGTTAGCATAACCGATGTCAAAAAGCTGTTAAACGAAGTTGATGCGAAAGAAATTATGATTGCTCATAAGCAGGATCGAGTTGATATTACGATAGAAGTTCAAGTAAAAATTGAAAAAGAAAAAAAACAGAGTCTTTTTTGCTAAAAATATTCTGTTTTTTTTTTTTTTTTAACAAAAACAAGATGCCAAACCTTTTCAAAAAAATAAGTAAATTTTTCAAAGGCTTTAGAAGAAAAAAACAAAAGAATTAAAAGAATAGTACATATTCAAAGTCTAATAATTTGATTAACGCAATTTAAATTAAATAATTTTTATATAACATATCTCCGCTTTATATTAACAAATTGGGTATTTCACTTCTTGCAAAAATAGTTATTTACTTTGTAAATAATGCAATATTACATCTATAACTGCTTTGTATAAAATTAAAATGCTCATGTCAAATTACTTTTTTGTATAAAAAAATTTTTTGATTCTAGTAAATATTTTGTTGGTGCTTTTTTAGTAAAGGTTAATTACTATTATTCATATTAAAGTCTTTAGGCTTCAATCGGGTACAAACTATTTTTCGTTTAAAAACAGAACTGCAACAGCAGCAAATAATTAATATATGTTTGTAGTTTCATTCTTAAACCGTGCCAAGATATTGATCTAAGTTTTTATTTGTAATACCCAAATAAAAATTTTGTCTTTTGATAAAAAAACAAAAAAAACAAAAAAATCACACTTTTATTTAATTTGTTGATACTATTACACATAAGATAAAGGAATCGCTTATGAAAAACACAGTTTTAAACAATGTTTATAGTACTTATAAAATTTGTAAAAAATGTTTTTCTGCGTTCTGATTATCTGCGAAAAATAATTTTT encodes:
- the rsgA gene encoding ribosome small subunit-dependent GTPase A, giving the protein MNGVIIKIDSSTSYVLYNDIIYTAHAKGNLKKDSKPCVGDFVIFDVIDEVNKIINIIKIQERKTELYRPKIANVDQVVIVTSLLEPLFASYILNKYIAMLEIKQIQPILVFTKMDLLIESNKHLEVWEKISNYQTHQYRVLIVNNNAPEQSTLDELKSILENKISVFTGQTGAGKSSTLNNFLIHKEKIKTQEISKNLNRGKHTTTAVELYKLPKNILIADTPGFSSFELQDIEIEDLLFNFSFFKKYRNQCKFTNCQHINELKCAVKDAVANSELPQFIYDDYLKMIEEIKNRKVKY
- a CDS encoding ribulose-phosphate 3-epimerase: MKKYTILPSVLSANFTKLESELKLCQKAEIEWIHYDVMDYDFVPNLTFGSKILADIKSNFNIKVDIHFMVKVKTIVFEDFFKDYLKTNPEMMTMHIEAMNSEQTQKFIVLCQNNGVKASLAISPGTDIVQLKQYLPVIDNVLVMTVEPGFGGQSFIKKAAQKIQTLADIRKANDYQYSIEVDGGINEQTSKVVKKYGVDLIVAGSYLFGQKNFIERAKDLIYND
- a CDS encoding thiamine diphosphokinase encodes the protein MMTKNVLIVTAETNINYNSFNNNENIIIGVERGCLDLIYRDYKIDYAIGDFDKVSGEELELIKSKVNKVEILNCEKDYFDGEEAIIRALAYSPQKIIFVANPTKRYDKNFSIFSLVFKYGIYFMNEDTNIFLIKKGTKVLNFDDYQEKTYVSFFSRVPTLITIEGLKYTTENFLLNQYDITCASNAFIPNKDGKITVTEDIICIMTK
- a CDS encoding DUF2188 domain-containing protein, with translation MEKNRWSVERDKKGFIHVRLNQKTGNFKTKAEAIDMARKMAKGNRTILRIHTDKSGYDIVDYTSIQTSNEIFDKTLSDVKLARAELTVAKVEKQKRKSELKVAHETEHYIAKRKYDLAKERLKKSKMNLKNALKNNKRALKTINN